From the genome of Ziziphus jujuba cultivar Dongzao chromosome 6, ASM3175591v1, one region includes:
- the LOC112493358 gene encoding uncharacterized protein LOC112493358: MYFPIIIPQCFCGECHYCMLFWLHSLAHSIKSQTTSICSSYKTLTLAYLSIYLSIYLKSAFLNKQLLLVRKNIYLYTKTMIPHQIKIFILLCLLILSFSGRVDSFKNGVEPIDNPSGHEVMNIIQIKGRKLIKVEAMLDYQQPGPNPTHEPRKGKGGGNP; this comes from the exons ATGTATTTTCCCATAATCATTCCACAATGCTTTTGTGGGGAGTGTCATTATTGCATGCTGTTTTGGCTTCATTCTCTTGCCCACTCAATAAAATCCCAGACTACTTCCATATGTTCTTCCTATAAAACTCTTACACTTgcatatctatctatctatctatctatctatctcaagtctgcatttttaaataaacaactaTTATTagtgagaaaaaatatatatctatataccaAAACCATGATTCCTCATCAGATCAAGATCTTTATCCTCCTCTGCCTACTCATTTTGTCATTTTCAG GAAGAGTAGACAGCTTCAAGAATGGTGTGGAGCCCATCGATAACCCAAGTGGTCATGAG GTGATGAATATTATCCAGATAAAGGGAAGAAAGCTTATAAAAGTAGAAGCAATGCTGGATTATCAACAGCCAGGACCCAATCCTACACATGAGCCACGTAAAGGAAAAGGAGGTGGTAATCCTTGA